Proteins found in one Haemorhous mexicanus isolate bHaeMex1 chromosome 23, bHaeMex1.pri, whole genome shotgun sequence genomic segment:
- the CORT gene encoding cortistatin produces the protein MQLVASLVSALLLVWSVRATTLPGEERLQSTRERSTVHKDVILKMLAGLLDGMDEGSEAAFPDVEEKGKLEEDRAAQGRLAQLSQRDRKAPCKNFFWKTFTSC, from the exons ATGCAGCTGGTGGCCAGCCTGGTGTCCGCGCTGCTGCTGGTATGGAGTGTGAGAGCCACGACGCTGCCCGGGGAAGAGAGACTGCAGAGCACCAGG GAACGAAGTACAGTCCACAAGGACGTCATCCTGAAGATGCTGGCAGGCCTGCTGGACGGCATGGATGAGGGGAGTGAGGCAGCCTTCCCGGATGTGGAGGAGAAGGGCAAGCTGGAGGAGGACCGGGCAGCGCAGGGGCGGCTTGCCCAGCTCTCGCAGCGAGACCGCAAGGCACCCTGCAAGAATTTCTTCTGGAAAACCTTCACCTCCTGCTag